A DNA window from Anastrepha obliqua isolate idAnaObli1 chromosome 5, idAnaObli1_1.0, whole genome shotgun sequence contains the following coding sequences:
- the LOC129246949 gene encoding vacuolar protein sorting-associated protein 41 homolog isoform X1, whose amino-acid sequence MAEQEHVNNSQDTETESTEDEIEPKFKYQRIANDLRKILNSDVVTCSAVHPKFLMFGTFLGRVYIFDHQGNSVTSHLSDGPNDFSHTVAVNHIDVDSKAEYVATCSDDGKVNITGLFSDENNQNLNLGKSIKAVALDPDPKTSAGKRFVVGDDKLTLYEKNFLKKLKTTVLSSAEGYVLSVCWNGPFVAWASYLGVRVYDLNEKCSLGLMKWEEPVNARLENFRCNFRWSNATTLLIGWVDTIRICVIRRRNSIEVASRELPGYIVDPISTFQTTFYVSGLAPLTSNQLVVLGCPKEKDAERKSLRPVLCVMEYKLNTSEEICTDSLSLRGYQEYTVNDYSLGCIIEENRYFIVAPKDIVVASLYETDDRVKWLVDHRKFEEAMEVISTHGGSWSLLSVAKLYINHLLAMKQYDDAAKLCLRVLGNKKSLWEEEVFKFVKCQQLRSVSAYLPTSDDCKLDPHVYEIVLYEYLKFDAKGFLNLIKEWPSHLYNCKAVINAIHDNFRKQNASELLEALAILYLHQRDYESALRMYLKLQNADVFEMIRRYNLYDAIHKMIIPLIQLDRERAFKILFEKNKIPPEIVVQQLEQNQEYLYWYLDALDKVNKSGKYHWKLVNLYAKYEPEKLLPFLKRSNHYPMQEALDICKRELFYPEMVYLLGQMGNTIEALNIIIEKIKDIEMAIEFCKERNDSDLWNILIDESVKEPAIVLKLLDGIVDYVDPVAVVEKIKLGQKIPGLRDAVVKLLWDYRLQVEIRKSAQKLQLEFYYDQHARVVNTQNRGRYISSSERCLKCNRSVLSMNENIAPLNDIVVFLCGHVYHTNCVPGGIGNEHCEFCNPSDFNKEDDFALLLQYSRK is encoded by the exons GTTAACAACAGC CAGGATACAGAAACTGAAAGTACGGAGGATGAAATTgaaccaaaatttaaatatcaacgCATTGCTAACGATCTGCGGAAGATTCTCAACTCAGATGTTGTGACTTGCAGTGCTGTTCATCCAAAG TTTTTAATGTTTGGCACATTCTTGGGTCGTGTCTACATATTCGACCATCAAGGCAATTCGGTGACTTCACATCTTTCAGATGGACCAAACGATTTTTCACATACAGTCGCTGTCAATCATATAGATGTGGACTCGAAGGCAGAATATGTGGCCACCTGCTCTGACGACGGCAAG GTAAATATAACCGGCCTATTCAGTGATGAAAATAATCAGAACTTAAACTTGGGGAAATCGATAAAGGCTGTTGCGCTAGATCCCGATCCAAAGACAAGTGCCGGTAAACGATTTGTTGTAG GCGACGATAAGCTCACgctatacgaaaaaaattttctaaaaaagctaaaaacaaCAGTGCTATCTAGCGCTGAGGGATATGTGCTATCAGTATGCTGGAATGGTCCCTTTGTGGCATGGGCAAGTTACCTAGGGGTACGTGTCTATGAtctaaatgaaaagtgttcactAGGTCTTATGAAGTGGGAAGAGCCAGTCAA tgCGCGTTTAGAAAATTTCCGATGTAATTTTCGTTGGTCAAATGCCACGACGTTGCTCATAGGTTGGGTGGATACAATACGAATCTGTGTGATACGTAGACGAAATTCCATTGAAGTAGCTTCACGAGAGCTACCAGGATATATAGTTGATCCca TATCCACATTTCAAACTACCTTTTACGTTTCCGGTCTGGCGCCGCTCACATCCAATCAATTGGTCGTATTGGGTTGTCCAAAGGAGAAAGATGCAGAACGTAAGTCATTAAGACCTGTTCTCTGTGTTATGGAATATAAGTTGAATACCAGCGAAGAGATTTGCACAGACAGTCTGTCATTGCGTGG ATATCAGGAATATACCGTCAATGATTACAGTTTGGGCTGCATTATTGAGGAAAATCGTTACTTTATTGTTGCACCAAAGGATATAGTTGTCGCTAGTCTATACGAAACGGATGATAGAGTCAAATGGCTGGTCGATCATCG caaatttgaAGAAGCTATGGAAGTTATATCAACACACGGCGGAAGTTGGTCGTTACTGTCTGTGGCCAA ATTGTATATAAATCATCTGCTCGCTATGAAACAATACGATGACGCTGCTAAATTATGCCTACGCGTTTTAGGGAATAAAAAATCACTTTGGGAGGAGGAAGTTTTCAAATTTGTCAAGTGCCAGCAATTGCGCTCGGTTAGCGCTTATCTACCTACCTCTGACGACTGTAAACTTGATCCTCACGTATACGAAATAGTGCTGTATGAGTATTTGAAATTCGACGCCAAAGGATTTCTAAATCTCATCAAGGAATGGCCATCCCATTTGTACAATTGCAAGGCGGTCATCAATGCAATACACGATAATTTTCGCAAACAGAATGCCAGTGAATTATTGGAGGCGCTGGCAATACTCTATTTGCATCAGCGCGACTATGAAAGTGCATTGAGAATGTACTTAAA ATTGCAAAACGCAGATGTATTCGAAATGATACGTCGTTATAATCTGTATGATGCGATACATAAAATGATCATACCACTCATACAGCTGGATCGTGAGCGTGCCTTTAagattttattcgaaaaaaataaaattccaccAGAAATTGTTGTACAGCAATTAGAGCAAAATCAAGAGTATTTATATTGG TATTTGGATGCTTTGGACAAGGTGAATAAAAGCGGTAAATATCATTGGAAATTAGTGAATTTATATGCAAAATATGAGCCTGAAAAATTGCTACCATTTTTGAAACGATCCAATCACTATCCAATGCAAGAGGCATTGGATATATGTAAACGCGAACTATTTTATCCCGAAATGGTTTATTTGTTGGGACAGATGGGCAATACTATAGAGGCATTAAACATAATTATTGAAAAG ATAAAAGACATTGAAATGGCTATTGAGTTCTGCAAAGAACGTAATGATTCGGATTTGTGGAATATATTGATCGACGAGTCAGTCAAGGAGCCCGCCATTGTGCTTAAACTGTTAGACGGCATAGTAG ATTATGTCGATCCTGTCGCAGTGGTTGAGAAAATCAAACTTGGCCAGAAAATTCCAGGCTTACGCGATGCTGTCGTCAAACTTTTGTGGGACTATCGCTTACAG gtGGAAATTCGCAAAAGCGCGCAAAAGCTTCAACTAGAATTCTACTACGATCAGCATGCCAGAGTGGTAAACACACAAAATCGAGGTCGATATATTTCCTCTTCCGAGCGGTGCTTGAAGTGCAATCGCTCTGTACTCAGTATGAACGAAAACATTGCTCCTCTTAATGATATTGTCGTATTCTTATGTGGTCATGTTTATCATACTAACTGTGTACCGGGTGGCATCGGCAATGAACACTGTGAATTTTGCAATCCTAGCGATTTCAATAAAGAAGACGACTTCGCACTGCTTTTGCAATATAGTAGaaagtaa
- the LOC129246949 gene encoding vacuolar protein sorting-associated protein 41 homolog isoform X2 yields the protein MAEQEHVNNSDTETESTEDEIEPKFKYQRIANDLRKILNSDVVTCSAVHPKFLMFGTFLGRVYIFDHQGNSVTSHLSDGPNDFSHTVAVNHIDVDSKAEYVATCSDDGKVNITGLFSDENNQNLNLGKSIKAVALDPDPKTSAGKRFVVGDDKLTLYEKNFLKKLKTTVLSSAEGYVLSVCWNGPFVAWASYLGVRVYDLNEKCSLGLMKWEEPVNARLENFRCNFRWSNATTLLIGWVDTIRICVIRRRNSIEVASRELPGYIVDPISTFQTTFYVSGLAPLTSNQLVVLGCPKEKDAERKSLRPVLCVMEYKLNTSEEICTDSLSLRGYQEYTVNDYSLGCIIEENRYFIVAPKDIVVASLYETDDRVKWLVDHRKFEEAMEVISTHGGSWSLLSVAKLYINHLLAMKQYDDAAKLCLRVLGNKKSLWEEEVFKFVKCQQLRSVSAYLPTSDDCKLDPHVYEIVLYEYLKFDAKGFLNLIKEWPSHLYNCKAVINAIHDNFRKQNASELLEALAILYLHQRDYESALRMYLKLQNADVFEMIRRYNLYDAIHKMIIPLIQLDRERAFKILFEKNKIPPEIVVQQLEQNQEYLYWYLDALDKVNKSGKYHWKLVNLYAKYEPEKLLPFLKRSNHYPMQEALDICKRELFYPEMVYLLGQMGNTIEALNIIIEKIKDIEMAIEFCKERNDSDLWNILIDESVKEPAIVLKLLDGIVDYVDPVAVVEKIKLGQKIPGLRDAVVKLLWDYRLQVEIRKSAQKLQLEFYYDQHARVVNTQNRGRYISSSERCLKCNRSVLSMNENIAPLNDIVVFLCGHVYHTNCVPGGIGNEHCEFCNPSDFNKEDDFALLLQYSRK from the exons GTTAACAACAGC GATACAGAAACTGAAAGTACGGAGGATGAAATTgaaccaaaatttaaatatcaacgCATTGCTAACGATCTGCGGAAGATTCTCAACTCAGATGTTGTGACTTGCAGTGCTGTTCATCCAAAG TTTTTAATGTTTGGCACATTCTTGGGTCGTGTCTACATATTCGACCATCAAGGCAATTCGGTGACTTCACATCTTTCAGATGGACCAAACGATTTTTCACATACAGTCGCTGTCAATCATATAGATGTGGACTCGAAGGCAGAATATGTGGCCACCTGCTCTGACGACGGCAAG GTAAATATAACCGGCCTATTCAGTGATGAAAATAATCAGAACTTAAACTTGGGGAAATCGATAAAGGCTGTTGCGCTAGATCCCGATCCAAAGACAAGTGCCGGTAAACGATTTGTTGTAG GCGACGATAAGCTCACgctatacgaaaaaaattttctaaaaaagctaaaaacaaCAGTGCTATCTAGCGCTGAGGGATATGTGCTATCAGTATGCTGGAATGGTCCCTTTGTGGCATGGGCAAGTTACCTAGGGGTACGTGTCTATGAtctaaatgaaaagtgttcactAGGTCTTATGAAGTGGGAAGAGCCAGTCAA tgCGCGTTTAGAAAATTTCCGATGTAATTTTCGTTGGTCAAATGCCACGACGTTGCTCATAGGTTGGGTGGATACAATACGAATCTGTGTGATACGTAGACGAAATTCCATTGAAGTAGCTTCACGAGAGCTACCAGGATATATAGTTGATCCca TATCCACATTTCAAACTACCTTTTACGTTTCCGGTCTGGCGCCGCTCACATCCAATCAATTGGTCGTATTGGGTTGTCCAAAGGAGAAAGATGCAGAACGTAAGTCATTAAGACCTGTTCTCTGTGTTATGGAATATAAGTTGAATACCAGCGAAGAGATTTGCACAGACAGTCTGTCATTGCGTGG ATATCAGGAATATACCGTCAATGATTACAGTTTGGGCTGCATTATTGAGGAAAATCGTTACTTTATTGTTGCACCAAAGGATATAGTTGTCGCTAGTCTATACGAAACGGATGATAGAGTCAAATGGCTGGTCGATCATCG caaatttgaAGAAGCTATGGAAGTTATATCAACACACGGCGGAAGTTGGTCGTTACTGTCTGTGGCCAA ATTGTATATAAATCATCTGCTCGCTATGAAACAATACGATGACGCTGCTAAATTATGCCTACGCGTTTTAGGGAATAAAAAATCACTTTGGGAGGAGGAAGTTTTCAAATTTGTCAAGTGCCAGCAATTGCGCTCGGTTAGCGCTTATCTACCTACCTCTGACGACTGTAAACTTGATCCTCACGTATACGAAATAGTGCTGTATGAGTATTTGAAATTCGACGCCAAAGGATTTCTAAATCTCATCAAGGAATGGCCATCCCATTTGTACAATTGCAAGGCGGTCATCAATGCAATACACGATAATTTTCGCAAACAGAATGCCAGTGAATTATTGGAGGCGCTGGCAATACTCTATTTGCATCAGCGCGACTATGAAAGTGCATTGAGAATGTACTTAAA ATTGCAAAACGCAGATGTATTCGAAATGATACGTCGTTATAATCTGTATGATGCGATACATAAAATGATCATACCACTCATACAGCTGGATCGTGAGCGTGCCTTTAagattttattcgaaaaaaataaaattccaccAGAAATTGTTGTACAGCAATTAGAGCAAAATCAAGAGTATTTATATTGG TATTTGGATGCTTTGGACAAGGTGAATAAAAGCGGTAAATATCATTGGAAATTAGTGAATTTATATGCAAAATATGAGCCTGAAAAATTGCTACCATTTTTGAAACGATCCAATCACTATCCAATGCAAGAGGCATTGGATATATGTAAACGCGAACTATTTTATCCCGAAATGGTTTATTTGTTGGGACAGATGGGCAATACTATAGAGGCATTAAACATAATTATTGAAAAG ATAAAAGACATTGAAATGGCTATTGAGTTCTGCAAAGAACGTAATGATTCGGATTTGTGGAATATATTGATCGACGAGTCAGTCAAGGAGCCCGCCATTGTGCTTAAACTGTTAGACGGCATAGTAG ATTATGTCGATCCTGTCGCAGTGGTTGAGAAAATCAAACTTGGCCAGAAAATTCCAGGCTTACGCGATGCTGTCGTCAAACTTTTGTGGGACTATCGCTTACAG gtGGAAATTCGCAAAAGCGCGCAAAAGCTTCAACTAGAATTCTACTACGATCAGCATGCCAGAGTGGTAAACACACAAAATCGAGGTCGATATATTTCCTCTTCCGAGCGGTGCTTGAAGTGCAATCGCTCTGTACTCAGTATGAACGAAAACATTGCTCCTCTTAATGATATTGTCGTATTCTTATGTGGTCATGTTTATCATACTAACTGTGTACCGGGTGGCATCGGCAATGAACACTGTGAATTTTGCAATCCTAGCGATTTCAATAAAGAAGACGACTTCGCACTGCTTTTGCAATATAGTAGaaagtaa
- the LOC129246950 gene encoding beta-1,3-galactosyltransferase 6, protein MRRMNNLITLFTAMVAFFFGCFLSSMLNNVEKCLTHKSGISRMEPHPDIFLMILVATAPQNVNRRQKIRQTWLRLGQPLEMSYYPEDLIYLPKYTESGHLQMESVSDQSNRLTAYLNWFDNNLNNAESTRRLLRVKHFFAVGTDGMPAGLRAELDREQSLYGDMLLLPRLRDNFENLTEKMLHSIEVLTNHYEFSYLLKSDDDTYVKLDILLNELVSYDRKLVRKSKEYDGQPLPALYWGYFLGRANVKTKGKWGDPNYHLSTHYVTYAMGGGYVISHQICLHIATNAQLLSAYANEDVSMGLWLAPLRFVYRRHDPRFDTQYKPRKCRRYHIVLHKLDVDEMQQIDDGSVCVKGGKDDEKEDEQSKLIRPYFYDWTKPAEKCCDTVVK, encoded by the coding sequence ATGAGGCGCATGAATAACTTAATAACACTTTTTACCGCAATGGTAGCTTTTTTCTTCGGCTGCTTTCTCAGCAGTATGCTGAATAATGTCGAAAAATGTTTGACACATAAAAGCGGCATAAGTAGAATGGAGCCGCATCCGGATATCTTCCTAATGATATTGGTGGCAACGGCACCACAAAATGTTAATCGGCGACAAAAAATTCGTCAAACATGGTTGCGCCTTGGCCAACCACTGGAAATGTCTTACTATCCTGAAGATTTGATTTATCTACCGAAATATACAGAGAGCGGTCATTTGCAAATGGAGAGTGTATCGGATCAATCGAATCGTTTGACCGCATATCTTAATTGGTTCGATAACAACCTGAATAATGCAGAATCAACACGACGACTTTTAagagtaaaacatttttttgccgtTGGCACGGACGGAATGCCAGCCGGATTGCGTGCAGAGTTGGACAGAGAGCAGAGCCTGTATGGTGATATGCTGCTTTTGCCACGTTTACGAGATAACTTCGAAAATTTAACTGAAAAGATGCTGCACTCCATAGAAGTGCTTACAAATCACTATGAATTCAGTTATCTACTTAAATCAGATGACGATACATATGTGAAGCTGGACATTTTGCTTAATGAACTCGTGTCATATGACCGTAAATTAGTGCGTAAGAGCAAAGAGTATGACGGACAACCTTTGCCAGCTCTATATTGGGGTTACTTTCTCGGTAGGGCGAATGTGAAAACGAAGGGAAAATGGGGTGATCCAAATTACCATTTATCTACGCATTATGTAACATATGCCATGGGTGGTGGATATGTCATTTCACATCAAATCTGCCTACATATTGCAACAAATGCACAACTATTGTCCGCTTACGCGAATGAGGATGTTTCGATGGGTTTATGGCTTGCACCACTGCGCTTCGTCTATAGACGTCATGATCCACGTTTTGACACACAGTATAAACCACGTAAATGTCGACGTTATCATATAGTATTGCACAAGCTTGACGTGGACGAAATGCAGCAAATTGATGACGGTAGCGTGTGTGTAAAAGGCGGAAAGGATGATGAAAAGGAGGACGAACAAAGCAAACTTATACGGCCATATTTTTACGATTGGACGAAGCCGGCCGAAAAATGCTGTGATACCGTCGTAAAATAA
- the LOC129246951 gene encoding 60S ribosomal protein L5 yields the protein MGFVKVVKNKQYFKRYQVKFRRRREGKTDYYARKRLIFQDKNKYNTPKYRLIVRLSNKDITVQIAYARIEGDRVVCAAYSHELPKYGIKVGLTNYAAAYCTGLLVARRILNKLGLDTLYGGCTEVTGEEYNVEPVDEGPGAFRCYLDVGLARTTTGARVFGAMKGAVDGGLNIPHSVKRFPGYSAEAKSFNADVHRAHIFGQHVADYMRTLEENDEESFKRQFSRYIKLGIRADDLETIYKKAHQAIRADPTHKKKETKSGGVKKRWNAKKLTNEQRKTKVAEHKAAYIVKLKSESEA from the exons atg GGTTTCGTCAAAGTAGTCAAGAACAAGCAGTACTTCAAGCGCTACCAGGTCAAATTCCGCAGGCGTCGTGAGGGTAAAACTGATTACTACGCCAGGAAACGTCTGATCTTCCAAGACAAGAATAAGTACAACACTCCCAAATACCGTTTGATTGTACGTCTGTCCAACAAGGATATTACTGTACAAATCGCCTATGCCAGAATCGAAGGTGATCGTGTTGTATGCGCTGCCTATTCCCATGAACTGCCCAAGTACGGCATTAAG GTCGGTTTGACCAACTACGCTGCCGCATACTGCACTGGTTTGTTAGTAGCTCGTCGCATTCTCAACAAATTGGGTCTGGATACCCTTTATGGTGGTTGCACTGAAGTTACCGGTGAAGAGTACAACGTTGAACCTGTCGATGAAGGTCCAGGCGCTTTCCGTTGCTACTTGGATGTTGGTCTTGCACGTACAACCACTGGTGCTCGTGTATTCGGTGCCATGAAGGGTGCTGTCGATGGTGGTTTAAACATCCCACACTCGGTGAAGCGCTTCCCCGGCTATAGTGCAGAGGCCAAGAGCTTCAATGCTGATGTGCACCGTGCTCACATTTTCGGTCAACATGTTGCCGATTACATGCGCACTCTTGAGGAGAATGATGAGGAGAGCTTCAAGCGCCAATTCAGCCGTTACATCAAATTGGGAATCCGTGCTGACGAT cTTGAAACTATCTACAAGAAAGCCCACCAAGCCATTCGCGCCGATCCTACCCACAAGAAGAAGGAAACTAAGAGCGGCGGCGTGAAGAAACGGTGGAATGCTAAGAAACTCACGAATGAACAGCGCAAGACTAAGGTTGCCGAACACAAGGCTGCCTACATCGTCAAGCTGAAGTCCGAGTCGGAGGCTTAA